ATTTTCAGGGGAACACCAATGATGGTCCAGGCGATGGTTGTGTTCTACGGATTAGTCTACTTAGGCATTGATATTGATCGTTTCCTAGCAGCATCTATCGTAATTAGTTTAAATACAGGTGCTTATATGGCCGAGTATGTGCGCGGTGGGATTGTTTCGGTCGACAAGGGCCAATTTGAAGCGGCACAAGCTATCGGCATGAATCACTTACAAACGATGATTCATATCGTCATTCCACAAGTGGCACGTAATATTTTACCGGCAACAGGCAATCAGTTTGTCATGAATATTAAAGATTCATCCGTACTAAGTGTTATTTCCGTTGTGGAGCTATTCTTCACAGCGAACTCAGTAGCCGGCAGTAACTACCGTTATATCGAGGCATTCTTCATCGCGACGGTATTATACTTCATTATGACGTTTGTTGTGACACGTATTTTACTATTGTTCGAGAAGAAAATGGATGGACCAGAGAGCTATAAAGTCGAGCTTATTACAGGCAACAAGCTAGAAAAGGATGGTGAATAACATGTCGGTTGTGATTGATATTCAACATTTAAATAAAAAATTCGGCACGCACGAAGTATTAAAAGACGTGAATTTCCAAGTAAATAAAGGGGAAGTGGTTACGTTAATCGGGTCATCAGGATCTGGTAAATCAACACTTCTGCGTTGCATAAATTTACTCGAAACACCTACAGCAGGTGAGATTATTTATAACGGCGACAATATTCTAAACGAAGGCCATAACATCGAGAAATACCGTACACATCTAGGGATGGTCTTCCAGCAGTTTAACTTATTTAATAACTTAGATGTAATAAACAACTGTATCGTTGGACAAATAAAAGTATTGAAACGCTCAAAAGAACAGGCCGAGCAAAATGCGATGAAGTATTTAGAGCTTGTTGGGATGAGTGCTTATAAAAATGCCAAGCCACGACATTTATCAGGTGGGCAAAAACAGCGTGTTGCGATTGCACGTGCACTCGCAATGGACCCGGATGTAATGCTATTTGATGAACCAACTTCAGCGCTTGACCCAGAAATGGTTGGGGAAGTATTAAAGGTCATGCGTCACCTAGCCGATCAGGGCAACACGATGTTAATCGTTACGCATGAAATGGAGTTCGCAAAAGAAGTATCCGACCGCATTGTCTTTATGGATAAAGGGGTTATTGTAGAAGAAGGCCATCCAAGTGAGGTTTTAGTAAATCCACAGCATGACCGAACGAAGGAATTCTTGAAGCGAACGTTGAAATAGGAGACGAAAATAAAGCTCGCGGTGCTCGCGAGCTTATTTTCTTGAATTATATTCGCTAATAATTATAAAAATAATCGCAAACGCCACGACGATTGCATAAAACCAGGTAGGAACGCCACCAAATGCCATTAGATTCACCTCTCGCTAGCGAGTGTAACATGGTTATTGGCGTCAAATCAAACTTCCTTAGACAAAAATTCGACTCTAGTCTTTCATCTAATGCTAAAATCGTATAAAATAAGAAAGAATTTATTTAATTAAAGTGAGGGTAAATGAATGTTACATTTAAAATGGAAAGATGCACCGACAATCCGCACAGTGAAATGTGTTCATACAAACGCATCAAAGTTTTTAGTGTCAAACGTATTAACGGTTGGTAAAGAGTATGAAGTGAAAAACGAAACAGAAGAATTCTTATTCGTTATCGACAACTCAGGCGAAGTTGGCGGCTTTTACAAAGAGTACTTTGCTTAATTGAACGAAAAAAACACCATTTCTCGTAGTTCGAGGAATGGTGTTTTTTGTATTTATTTTTGCTCCTGTCGCTTCGCTTTCGTCGGAGAAGATAAAGGCTTGCTATACGCGGCTAGCCTTTATTTTTGTTCAAGAATCGTATGCTCAATCTCATGGCGTTTTTCATCTGTTTGCACTTGCATACGTAGTGTATCTTCAATATCCTTCAACAGCTGCATTTGTGTCGCCTTAAAGCGATCTACGTCAGTGTGGGATAGGGCAGGGCGTTTGTTGTTTTTTTGAACGTCCATCATTTTACTACTCTTTTTCATCATCTGTTCTGAGGCATTCATTAAGCGCTCCTGTGACTGCATTGCGCGGCGCTGGTTATTCATGCTTAGGAGCATACTAATTTGCTGCTGCCATAGCGGAATAGTCGTCATAATCGATGTTTGAATCTTTTCTAGCAACATTTGGTTCGTTTGCTGAATTAAGCGAATTTGCGGGGCATACTGGATGGCCACTTCACGCGACAATTCTAAATCATACATGCGACGGTCTAGCCATTCGATTTGCATATGAACGTCCTTTAATTCGTGCTTTTTAAAGGGATCGTCACTCGTTAGGGCACTTTCTTCAAGCGTTGGCAGAACAACATCAAAAAGGTGCTGTTTTTTTATCTCAAGTGATGCAATATAAATATTGATTTCTTGAAAGTAATCCTCGTTCATTGCATATAATTCATTTAGGAATTGATAATCACTAAGTAGGGCGTGCTGATTATGCTCAAGCTGAATGCCGAGGCGGTCAATGCGCTTAGAAAGCTTGTTGTACTGCGTCATCACTTCCTGGATAGACTGCTTTGGTTTACTGAACAACCGTGCAAAAAAGCCTTTCTCCTCTTCAATGAGTGCATCTGGATCGATAAGCTCTAAATGATGCAATAAATCGTTTAATACATCACCGACCTTACGCACATCTTTTCGCTGTATGTAATTGAGCATTTGAGAGGTGAATTTTTTCAACGCTTCCTGTGCAGGGAGGCCAAATGACAGCACATCCTCATAGTGTTTCGGCTCTAAATTTAGCGCATGCTCTAGTGCACGCTGCTTCATATGGTTCGAGAGTGATGCGAAAAGCGGTGATGTTGCCTTGTTCGCAACATTCACCGCAAATTGATCTTTACTTACTTGAATATCCACGTTATCTGTGTTCGTGAACGCTTCAAAAGGGTTATTGTTCATGACTATTCACCGCCGATTTTTAATCGATCTTTCCGCTTTTCGTTTGACATTTTCGCAAAATCTAATTCGATTTTTAAGTTTTCAATGTCACTCGATAGCGCACTCTTTAAATCATCTTCCATCGTCACTTGTAGTTCTTTTAACGTTTTACGCGTATCTTCTAACGCTAAATGAACATCTGTACTAGGAATTTGCTCTTTTGTTAGTAACGTATATTTATCAGAAAGCTCGACCGCACTTGGTAAATGCGCATAGAAGAAATCTTCAACCGCATAGAACTTTTGCGGATTTGTTTGCACAAGGTTAATAATGCGTTTTGCAAGCTTAGACATTTCATTAATTTGTTTAAATGAACGAACTGATCGTACGCGTACATATTGCTGATTTAATGCTTGTACATGAGATTTTGCTTGTTTTAACTGTGCATCAATTAACGTGTACTCGGATTTAGAAATACCGATTTTTTTACTTTGGCTGGATTTTTGCACAGCAAACGTAATTTTATTACTCGCATAGTAGGCAACGACAGCAAGAGGTATCGATAATAGACCAGCTGCGCCAGAAATGTTAATAATGGAAACACCAAAAACCGTAAATGCTCCAATAAAATTTAATAAATGTCTTGTTAAAAAGTTAGTAGGACCAAGCATTTTCGTACCTCCTTTACTTGATACTAATTGTACGAATGAAATCGTAAAAGGTTTCATTTTCTATTGCTATCGTATCAATTTTTTTCATCGTTACAAAGTAAAATGATTTTTCTACATAGAAAAAGAAGCAAAACGGAAAGGGCTCTGCTTCTTTTTCGTAGGTTAATGCATTAAACGCTCTTTTTCAATCACGCTAATTAAATCGTTAATATAGCTAATCACTTGCTTGGAAGCACCTTCAATTTCATGTAAATGCTGTTCTGCTTTTTCAATGTTGCCGGCATTGAATGCTTCTACAGCCGACTTAGCAGAAATATGCACTTGTTCGTGGTGACGGTCTAGCTCGCGGTAGGAAGCATGGTTGCCGAAGCGTTGTTTTGTTTTATCAGACAAATACCATTTTCCTAAACGACAATCACGGTGCGACGATACTTCAGATGGCGATAGTTTTTCTAAACCTAGGAACATATTGTAGACGCGCCATTTCCATAAAATATGGTCGGCTTTTGATAATAATAAAAGTGAAATACTTGATAGCTGTACATTATTGCTCGTTGTAATTTCATTACGGAAGCGGGTAATCTCTTGCCCTAATTTGTGAATATCGCGTGATGTATCATTCCCGAAATCACGGATATCTTCTTGCAAGTTTGAAATTTGTACCATGCGCACAGAAATTTCATCAATCGAAGCAGCCTGCTCCTGAGATGCAGCAGCTGTAGCCGTTACGTCACTATTGATGCTTTCGATAATATCAACGATTGAGTTTAACATCGGCAAGGATTCTTTCGCTTCGTCGGTTGCATCACGAATAATTGTCGTTGTTTCTGAAATCGATGTAGCAACATTGTTTGAGTAAGATTTTAACGACTGAACGTTCGTTGAAACTTGGCCTAATGCAGAAACCGTATTTTCAGCTAATTTACGAACTTCCTGTGCAACAACAGCAAAGCCTTTACCATGTTCTCCAGCGCGGGCAGCCTCAATCGATGCATTTAACGCTAACAAATTCGTTTGGTCTGCGATTTGGTTAATTAATGTGACAACATTTTCAATTTCATCAACATGTTTTTGTAGTTCTTTAAAGCTATGTACAATTTCCGTAAAGGTTTCTTCAGTTGTAAAGATTTCTTGTAGGGCATGCTCAATCGCTTCTTTACCGCGTGCAGCATTTTCTACAGACTCATTCGTTTTTTCGGCAATATTTGTAGAAGAACGGGCAATCTCTGCAATCGAAGCTGCTAGTTCTTGCGAGGCCGCCGTTGAGCTCGCAATATCATTTGACTGCGTATCAAGACGTTGAATCAGATCCTTCATATACATAATGTTGGCATTTGCATCCGTTAATGATGCAAGCTCTTCAATGACGTTTTCAAGTAAACGCTCTGTCATGACTTCAGTTAATAATTCCTGCTCAATGTTGACTGCAGCAGAAACTGATTTCATATATTTAAAGGCAATATGTGGTTTCATCCCAAAATGATGTAACACATGTGTGGTAATATAAAATGAAAATTGGTTAAAGACAACAATTAACTTTCCTGCCTCAAAACGATTTTGGCGCAGTAAGTTGAAGAATTTCAATGTTTGATCCACATATTCATCGTTTCGTTCTGCTAAGAAAAAATTTTTTAAATAGCGATCGATTTGGCTCTCTGAAATTGGATTTTTACCATTTGGCGCAATTTCGACTAAATACCTATTAAAAATTTCATGCATTGTTGGGGACATTTCTGAAACACGGTCATACAGATGTTTTAAATCAGCCTGGTTTTGTTGCTTAAAATTATTAAATGTTAAGGTTTGATGGAAGCGACCTGTTGCAGGTAAATCTGTACCTCGTTCAAATAAATCTTGTAATTCAGCTTTTGGTTTTAACGCAGAAAACATTATATAAAATCCTCCTTAGTTCGAAACTACCATTATTTTACCATAGCAGAATGTACAAGAATAGACATAAATGATGGAGTTGTTTAAAATAAAGTTAGAGAGAAGGGGAGCGTTTTATGTATAAAATTATTTATATGAAAGCAGATTACGAGCCTTGGTGGCAGTTTGAAGGATGGGAAGAGTATATTATTTCAGAATTAAGCTTTGACAATGAGCAAGCATTTCAGTTCGCGTTGTCCCAACTAGTAACCGATTTTAGAGCGCGCTATGAAAATGAAACATGTAAACAGGGCCGCTTCTACGCTTTCTGGTCTGACGATGAAACAGAATTTTGTGAAGCATGTGATGATGATGCACAAATTTATCACGGTATTATCGTTTCTGCATCTGAAGGAATCCAGATTTAACATCATTTAATAGAAAATTTTCATAATTCACAACATTATAATTGACGTGCAGGTTTTCTAACTATATACTTAATTTAACAATTGAAGTTGCACTACCGAACAGATAGATTCACATATTACAATGAGTAATCGGTGCAGTGGGTCGGTACTTTTTGTAATATGTGAATTTTTATTTTGTTTGATTTACAGCGGGAATTGTTCACTTTTATTTTTGGAGGTTTTTTTATGAAACAAGGTACAGTAAAATGGTTTAACGCAGAAAAAGGTTTTGGCTTTATCGAAGTAGAAGGTGGAACGGATGTATTCGTACACTTTTCAGCAATTCAAGGTGATGGCTATAAATCATTAGAAGAAGGCCAACGCGTAGAATTCGAAGTGGAAGACGGTAATCGTGGACCACAAGCAACAAACGTAACAAAACTATAATTCGTATGCACATTCAAACCCACGCTTATATAGTTAAGCGTGGGTTTTTAAATTGAAAAAGAAAGTAGGGGTTGGGATTCGAATAACACAAACGCCATTTGACCGCAATCTAATCATTACAATAATCGCTTTCTTGTTCATACTGCTCAGTGTGGCGCTCTTAAGTGGCTGTGAAGAGAAGCAAAGTGAAGTAGCACAAGAAGAGGAAGCAACGAGTAGCTTAACGCATCCGATTGATGAACGATACATAAATATTGCGCAGTACGAGCTTTTTTATCTTAATGAACGGATGGAATCTAAGGAGAATGTTACATTTCAAGCCTTAAGGAAAGCAATTGAAGTACATGCCTTATTCGAATACTTAGAAGCACAGGATATTCGGATTGAACCAGAAAAACTTGAGTTACAGCGTAAATTAATGTCAGAGCAGCTCGCGTATGATTTACAAAATTCGGATTTCCAGCATTATTTCGACCAGCTAAAAAAAGCGCTACAAATTGATGAACAAGACTATATCGAACAGTATTTACTCGTGAATAAAAACTATGAAAGTTTAAAAAGTGAGATGACTTCAACGAAAGTTGGTCTCCAGGTGGATGCCGATGGTCAAGCAAGTTATCCAACGAGTGAGAGCGAGCAGGATTACCGCGACAAGATGGGACTTTCCTTTGATTACCTCGAATATATTGCGGAAAGCATGCCCTATTATTTACCGGAGCCCATAAATGCACCGAATGTTTTGTTTGACAAAGACTATCAGAGATTAACAACAAATCGTGAGGGCGAAGTAATTTTTAGAGGTAAGCAATTTTCAACCAGTGATTTAACGATGGACCAATTAACCTTTATGCACCATCTTGACCTCGATTATCAGCTACCAGGTTTAGCGCGTTATAATTTTTCGACCTATCAAGAGCTACTCCAAAAGGTTGCACATGAAGATGTAAATAAGCGAGATATGGCCGAACAAATACTTGCTGTTTTAACAGTTGTTGAGACGACCCTCGATTGGGAATTTGGCGAACTCTTTGTATATGATGGGGTGATGCCAACATTTGATACCGAGAACCTTCGCAAGCATAAAGACATAACGTTCCAACTGATTGAACACGAATTTTATTATCGTAGTGAACAAATGCCTGGGAAGTTATATGCCTACCGGGTAGCGACAGAAAAAATTGTCGAGATGTATGGGCTGTTTAACTATTTACAGAAGGATTTTGATGTAGCATTTGATGCGCAAACCCTTGCTTCGATTCGCGCGGAGCAAGAGCAAAGCTTACAACAACAGCTCGAGGATCCTTATTTTAAACACTATCTAGATAATGTACTCGAAACGTATCAAATCACGCTCGAGACCTACCTGGATGACTATTTAATGGTACTCGCAGAATACGAGGCTCTTGTAAAGCGCATGGAAAAGGAACCTATTGGACTTGATGGAGATGGTCGTTACAATAAAGGGGACGTCCATGCCCGTTACCGAAATGCAACACAGTTGTCATGGACGCAACAATTTGAAAAGATGGACCAATTAAAATATGTGACAAAAGTTCAAGCATTGGATCCACAACCTGAATTAGCTTTTGAAATACCTGAAGGGCTAGAAATCGGATTAACTGATGAGGGCCACTATGTCTTTACCGAAGTCATAGGCTTTTTCCCAATGTGGTTAAACGAAGAACAGCAGACATTTTTAGCACAACTGAAACGTGATCATGCATTACCGGAGTTTTCAAGGTCTTTCATTCCGCATTATGTGGCACGTTTAGAGAAAACTGAAAATTCAGCCATACAGCAACAACTAATCGAACTGATTAAGATTTATCGCGAAACTTTAGCACTGTAACGAAAAAAGCGTATTCTAAGCACTAATAGCTTAGGACACGCTTTTTCTCATTAATACGTAATCAATGCTAATTTAGAAGTAATCATCGAAACTTCTCCGTTTTCATCGGTCATTTCAAATTCATAGGCAACGGCACCTACACCAGCGACATAGTATTGACGTTCCAGAATTGTATCGGTTTGTTTTTCGAGCACTATGACTTTGTTAAACGCGTCATATGGCGTCGTGTAGCTTGCTTCTGTTGCTGTAATTGTCCAGCCGTCAAAGGTTGTACCAATAGTAATCGGTGCCATAAGTTCTGTTGAAAGCACCGGTAAATTTTCTAATTCGGTAACTGTTTTTACCATTGCCTCATCGGCTACCTGGTCAACTAAATAAATCCCATCGCTATCAATGCGGTAGTATTTTGCTAACACAACACCACCGTTGTCCTGCTCGTAGCGTACGTAGTGATCACTAAGCCAATCTGTTTTAATGGTATAGCTCGCATATTCATTACCTTCACCTTCAAATGAGACAGTCGATGAGTCCTCATAAAGAAATAGCTGTAACTCCGCTGCGTTTTCAAATGCTTTGCCATAGTCCTGTTCGACTTCTGTAGACGTAAAGGCTTCTTGTTGATTGATGGGGCTTTCTGCCGGTTTGTTGTTTTCAGAAAGGGACTCTGTTTGCATACAACTCGCTAATAATAAGAAAAGGGGGAAAAGTAGTAATTTTTTTATAATCGGATCACTCACTTTCATGTTTGAACCAGCTAGTTGTCTTATATGAGTGCATTACTATATATATTCCTTTTTTTCAATTTTGATAAACTGGGCCATAGTAGGAATTGAAAAATCCCCCAAAGTTCCTTGAAGTAAGGAACTTTGGGGGATGGGGTAGGAAAGCTTATTTTAGGCCTTCTTTTTCTTTCCAATCTAAATATTCATCGTATGTTAATGGCTTATCTAAAATTGAGCCATCTTCACGGATTTCAATTACACGGTTAGCAATTGTTTGGATGAATTGGTGGTCATGAGATGTGAAAATCATCGCACCTTTAAAGCGAATTAAGCCTTCATTTAGCGCTTGAATTGATTCAAGGTCTAAGTGGTTGGTAGGCTCATCTAAAAGAATAACGTTGGCGTTGTTAAGCATCATTTTTGAAAGCATACAACGTACTTTTTCACCACCTGATAAAACACCAGGAGATTTCTTCACTTCTTCACCAGAGAATAACATACGGCCTAAGAAGCCACGTAAGAACGATTCTGTTTCATCATCTGGAGAGTATGGGCGTAACCAGTCAACTAATGACTTTTCGCCACCAGCGAAGTATTGATCGTGATCCATTTCAAAGTAGCTTTGCGTTGTCGTAACGCCCCATTTGAATGTACCAGCATCTGCTTCTTTACGTTCCATTAAGATATCCATTAATGCAGACTTCGCAATTGTGTTACCTAATAAAATGATTTTGTCATCTTTGTTTAGAGAGAAACGAATATCCTTGAATAATGTTTCGCCTTCATGAGATGCAGACAGTCCATCAACTGTTAATACGTCATTACCGATTTCACGGCCGATTTGGAAGTTGATGAATGGGTATTTACGGCTTGATGGTTGGATATCATCTAGCTCGATTTTGTCTAACATTTTTTTACGAGATGTTGCTTGAGAAGATTTCGATGCATTCGCAGAGAAGCGGGCAATGAAGTCTTTTAACTCTTTAATTTTTTCTTCTTTTTTCGAGTTTTGGTCAGCCATTAACTTTTGTGCTAATTGAGAAGACTCATACCAGAAATCATAGTTACCAACATAAAGCTTGATTTTACCGAAGTCTAAGTCAGCGATATGTGTACATACTTTGTTTAAGAAGTGACGGTCATGCGATACAACGATGACAGTGTTTTCAAAGTTCATTAAGAACTCTTCTAACCATTTGATTGCTTTGATGTCTAAGTGGTTGGTAGGCTCATCTAGTAATAGAACGTCTGGCTTACCGAATAATGCTTGTGCAAGTAATACTTTTACTTTGTCTGACCCTTCTAAGTCAGCCATTTTCATGTCATGTAGGTTTTCACCAATGCCTAAACCGCTTAAAAGTTGTGCAGCATCAGATTCAGCTTCCCAACCGTTCATGTCCGCGAATTCGCCTTCTAATTCAGCAGCACGCATGCCGTCTTCATCAGAAAACTCTTCCTTCATGTAGATTGCGTCTTTTTCAGCTTTTACTTCCCAAAGACGTTTGTTACCCATTACAACTGTATCAAGTACTGAGAATTCATCGTACTCGAAGTGGTTTTGGCGAAGTACAGATAAACGCTCGTCTTTACCCATTGACACGTTACCTTCTTGTGCTTCGATGTCACCAGATAAGATTTTTAAGAATGTTGATTTACCAGCACCGTTTGCCCCAATAAGGCCGTAACAGTTACCTGGATTGAATTTAATGTTTACGTCGTCAAATAATTTGCGGTCACCATAGCGTAGACCTACGTTTGATACTTGAATCATGTAAGTACCTCCCAATAATTTCGTTTATATTTTAGATTGCTTTCAAAAAGAGTTTGCTCTTTTGCACACAATGTTTCTATTATAGCACGTATGTAGCTTAAATTAAATATCAGTGCTTGTTAAAAGTGGTGAAATGTTAATGATTAATTGGCTTTTTGATTAGGAAGGGTGAAAGATGAGGGCGCGGAGTGTAACAGTGTATTACTTGTTCAACGCGTGTTTGATTGTAACAAAACGCCCCAAAAGGTAAGATGGACTTCCGGAGCGTTGTTAACTGGATAGTTATTGTTTGAAAGGATGTAAAGCGGTCGTATGGTCGATGTAAATGAAAGCATCATACCTGCTCCCAACTCTAGAAGGAACGTAATTTCCGTACGCTTCATAGGCAGGATCATACACAACGCCAATCGCACGGTGACCAATCCAATCGTTAAACAATTTTCTATTTGTATCGTTAAATAATAATACTTTGTCGTCTGGACTTGCTGCGTGGAGTTGACCTTCCCATTTGCTGAGTGGGGCAGGTGGGACGGTGATTTCCTCAAAAGGGTCACCCCAACGATCTGAGGCAATCACAGTGCCTTCATACGTGCCAAAACCAATTGCATAAGTGTTTTCCTTTCCGATTTGCGCTCGAATTACTTGACCGACATTGATGAGGTTTTCATTTTTCATGTCTGTCTCAGAAGCATCGCCGATATGTGTGTTATGTTCCCAAACGATAATCTTTGTATCATCGCCGTAATAGGTGCGTAATTCATGAATCGCTTCCACCATATGATAATCGCGCGTATTCCACGAGTTTTCATCGGCTATCATTTCTCGGTAGTACGCTTCTGCATTTTTTGCGACGAGCGCATTCATCATGACATTTAAATCCTCTTCCTGCCCACTCGAATACTGGTGCTGATGATTTCGTAATGAGTGTAATAAGCTAGCGACTTCATCGATACATTCATCAGAAAACTGAGCTGTAGAAAGGGCGTAGTGTTCAGGCATGCGATTGTACGGCTCAAAGCAAGTAAAAGCCTTTTTTGCGTGCTCTAAATCAACCTGATGCTGTGGATTATTCGATAAAAACTTCAATACTTCATCTACGGATTCGAATAGGCTATACAAATCGATGCCATAAAAGCCTACTTTTTGTTCGCGATTGACATTGATTTCTTTAAGCCACTCTGAAAAATTTGCAACTTCTTCATTTGCCCACATCCAAGTAGGCCACCGATTAAAAGCTTTTATTAAAACATCTTTTGCCGTTTCACCTTTAGCGCTGTAGCCCTTCACATATTGGTTCACTGCTTGCGCGGATGGCCAATCTCCTTCAACGGCAATCAGTTGAAAGCCCTTTTCAGTAATTAATTTTTTTGAAAGCTCCGCGCGAATTTCATAAAACTCGGATGTGCCGTGAGACGCTTCGCCGATCATCACAATCTTTGCATCTCCAATCGCTTCTACCATTTTAGTTAAGCTTGTATCGTTTAGTGGTAAGGAATGTTCTACAATCGCCTGAATTAATTTATTTGTCATAAGTAACTCCTTTTTAAAAATGTCCCATAAAAGTAGGGAAGTATAGAAAAAATCACTTATCTTTCTTGCGCTTAACAAAAGAACGTTTATAGCTATAGGCACTAAAAGCACCTAAAGCAAGGACAATGATTGTAAGGACAATTACGAGCACCCAGAAAGAAAGGCCATTTTCAGTATCGGTATCTGTTTGTAAAGTATCGACAAGATCTGCTACATCGGATTCTATTTTTTGATCTGTATCAGCGCCCCGAATCTTACCTTCAGCCGTCTCAGCAGCAGTTGGCCTATTTACTGTGAACGAAAATGAACCAGATAATGGGTGACCATCTTGGCTAATACTGTCCCATTCCACTGTATAGGTGTCATTTGGAAGAGGGTTAGCAAATGTCCCACTTAATACACCTTCATTCACTGAAATGGAGTCCAGTGGAATTTCTGAACC
The sequence above is a segment of the Solibacillus sp. FSL H8-0523 genome. Coding sequences within it:
- a CDS encoding erythromycin esterase family protein is translated as MTNKLIQAIVEHSLPLNDTSLTKMVEAIGDAKIVMIGEASHGTSEFYEIRAELSKKLITEKGFQLIAVEGDWPSAQAVNQYVKGYSAKGETAKDVLIKAFNRWPTWMWANEEVANFSEWLKEINVNREQKVGFYGIDLYSLFESVDEVLKFLSNNPQHQVDLEHAKKAFTCFEPYNRMPEHYALSTAQFSDECIDEVASLLHSLRNHQHQYSSGQEEDLNVMMNALVAKNAEAYYREMIADENSWNTRDYHMVEAIHELRTYYGDDTKIIVWEHNTHIGDASETDMKNENLINVGQVIRAQIGKENTYAIGFGTYEGTVIASDRWGDPFEEITVPPAPLSKWEGQLHAASPDDKVLLFNDTNRKLFNDWIGHRAIGVVYDPAYEAYGNYVPSRVGSRYDAFIYIDHTTALHPFKQ
- a CDS encoding copper resistance protein CopC, giving the protein MFKQLFVALIATLVVVPTTYAHTYLDSTNPADGETIAQDLQTIELSYSGEIEEGSTFNVRTSSGSEIPLDSISVNEGVLSGTFANPLPNDTYTVEWDSISQDGHPLSGSFSFTVNRPTAAETAEGKIRGADTDQKIESDVADLVDTLQTDTDTENGLSFWVLVIVLTIIVLALGAFSAYSYKRSFVKRKKDK